The following are encoded in a window of Cucurbita pepo subsp. pepo cultivar mu-cu-16 chromosome LG12, ASM280686v2, whole genome shotgun sequence genomic DNA:
- the LOC111807417 gene encoding uncharacterized protein LOC111807417 produces METFRLLSYLLLLYFATAAAGEAALSRPPGFLFSRTRGRCTPEFWSSRREAWPRMAPESATVAKIFGSRAHERYGSEMTLLAAATVAVADEEEEEEAFGRVVKEATAALLNSYARRDFPYSAWEVKTLLIKALVSKEAAALQSHRFAFANESCN; encoded by the exons ATGGAGACTTTTCGCTTACTCAGttatcttctccttctctacttcgccaccgccgccgcagGAGAAGCTGCATTATCGCGCCCTCCTGGATTTCTCTTCTCAAGAACCAGAGGAAGATGCACTCCAGA GTTCTGGAGTAGTAGGAGAGAGGCTTGGCCTCGGATGGCGCCGGAATCGGCGACGGTGGCGAAGATTTTCGGATCGAGAGCTCACGAACGGTACGGATCTGAGATGACATTACTGGCGGCGGCGACGGTGGCAGTGGCGgatgaggaagaggaagaggaggcgTTCGGTAGAGTAGTGAAGGAGGCAACCGCAGCACTGTTGAATTCGTATGCAAGAAGGGATTTCCCATACTCAGCTTGGGAGGTGAAAACATTGCTCATCAAAGCATTGGTATCTAAAGAGGCTGCTGCTCTTCAATCTCACCGCTTTGCCTTCGCTAATGAGTCCTGTAATTAG
- the LOC111806553 gene encoding protein root UVB sensitive 2, chloroplastic yields MDFLNKFNVRKDAEKSPSGPVSWIEISESVSRRCQFQPDGQLSVKIIDDSRPAIQRVVDSFLNTFFPSGYPYSVNEGYLRYTQFRALQHVTSAALSVLSTQSLLFAAGLRPTAAQATVVSWVLKDGMQHVGKLICSNLGTRMDSEPKRWRVIADVLYDFGAGLEVISPLCPHLFLQMAGLGNFAKGMAVVAARATRLPIYSSFAKEGNLSDLFAKGEAISTLFNVVGIGAGLQLASTICSSIQGKLVAAPLLSIVHVYCVVEQMRATPINTLNPQRTAMIVADFVKSGRIPSPADLRYHEDLVFPGRLIEDAGSVKVGRALHEVIKPSKLVEMKQMFPEEKFVLNQTHKWVDMVLEHDASGEDALRGWLVAAYTANIKGPSHEPTASVLLEAYEKMNDVFTPFVSELQAKGWHTDRFLDGVGTRFAW; encoded by the exons GTGAAGATTATTGATGACTCAAGACCAGCAATTCAACGTGTTGTTGATTCCTTCCTCAATACATTTTTTCCCTCAGGATATCCATACAG TGTCAATGAAGGATATTTGAGGTATACACAATTTCGAGCATTGCAACATGTTACTAGTGCAGCTTTGTCAGTGCTGTCAACTCAG TCACTGCTGTTTGCTGCAGGCTTGAGGCCAACTGCGGCACAGGCTACTGTTGTTAGTTGG GTTTTAAAGGATGGGATGCAACATGTTGGCAAACTCATATGCAGCAATTTAGGTACAAGAATGGATTCAGAGCCCAAAAGGTGGAGAGTTATAG CTGATGTCCTCTATGACTTTGGTGCTGGCTTGGAAGTTATTTCTCCCTTATGCCctcatctttttcttcaaatggCCGGCCTAGGCAACTTTGCAAAG GGAATGGCTGTAGTTGCTGCAAGAGCAACAAGATTACCAATATATTCTTCATTTGCTAAAGAAGGCAATCTTAGTGACCTTTTTGCCAAAGGGGAAGCCATCTCCACTCTCTTCAATGTTGTTGGAATCGGAGCTGGGCTACAATTAGCGTCAACTATTTGTTCATCAATACAAGGAAAG TTAGTTGCAGCCCCTCTCCTTTCAATTGTACATGTCTATTGCGTTGTAGAGCAAATGCGAGCAACTCCAATAAACACATTGAATCCACAGAGGACGGCAATGATCGTTGCTGATTTCGTTAAGTCGGGAAGGATACCGAGTCCCGCTGACCTAAGGTACCATGAAGATCTTGTTTTTCCTGGAAGACTCATAGAGGATGCTGGAAGTGTAAAAGTAGGAAGGGCTTTACATGAGGTTATTAAGCCATCAAAACTTgttgaaatgaaacaaatgtTCCCCGAGGAGAAGTTTGTTTTGAACCAAACTCACAAATGGGTTGACATGGTGTTGGAGCATGATGCCTCAGGCGAGGATGCATTACGGGGATGGCTAGTAGCTGCATATACTGCAAACATAAAAGGGCCTTCTCATGAGCCAACTGCCAGCGTGTTGCTCGAGGCTTACGAAAAGATGAACGATGTGTTCACTCCGTTCGTATCTGAACTTCAGGCCAAAGGGTGGCATACTGATCGTTTTCTCGACGGAGTGGGAACTCGTTTTGCATGGTAG